A genomic region of Stenotrophomonas sp. NA06056 contains the following coding sequences:
- the pmbA gene encoding metalloprotease PmbA yields MNVIAPEVAVGDDSPARLERLADISQQLLQRARALGASQAEVSCSEDRGLEVNVRLGEVETVQSTRDRGIAVTVYFGQRKGSASTADLHEASLLATVEQACAIARHTEDDPAAGLAEAGLMARDFPELDGWHPWELQADEAVDLALACEAAGREADAQIRNSDGASVSSMQSVSVYANSHGFIGRERGTHHSIGCALIAGIGDGMQRDGWYTGALAREDLEDPASVGRRAAERTVARLQPRSLPTGSMPVLYAPEVARSLVGHLLSAVSGGALYRQASFLLDSVDQQLFPDWMQIEELPHLRRGLRSAAFDGDGVATRASALVRDGVLQRYVLGSYSARKLGLQTTANAGGVHNLQLAANAGSLQDIATQMGNGLLVTELMGQGVNGVTGDYSRGAGGFRVENGQIQYPVDGITIAGNLRDMFMAIEAVGSDVDPRSHIRTGSILVGRMTIAGND; encoded by the coding sequence TTGAACGTGATCGCCCCTGAAGTCGCCGTCGGCGACGACAGCCCGGCCCGGCTGGAACGGCTGGCCGACATCTCCCAGCAGCTGTTGCAGCGTGCCCGCGCGCTGGGCGCCAGCCAGGCCGAGGTCAGCTGCAGCGAGGACCGTGGGCTGGAGGTCAATGTCCGTCTCGGCGAGGTCGAGACCGTGCAGTCCACCCGCGACCGCGGCATTGCCGTGACCGTGTACTTCGGCCAGCGCAAGGGCAGTGCCAGCACCGCCGACCTGCATGAAGCCAGCTTGCTGGCCACCGTCGAGCAGGCGTGCGCGATCGCCCGCCATACCGAAGACGACCCGGCCGCCGGCCTGGCCGAGGCCGGCTTGATGGCCCGCGACTTCCCCGAGCTGGACGGCTGGCACCCCTGGGAGCTGCAGGCCGACGAGGCCGTGGACCTGGCACTGGCCTGTGAGGCAGCGGGCCGCGAGGCCGATGCGCAGATCCGCAATTCCGATGGCGCCTCGGTGTCGAGCATGCAGAGCGTGTCGGTCTATGCCAATTCGCATGGTTTCATCGGCCGCGAGCGCGGCACCCACCATTCGATCGGCTGTGCGCTGATCGCCGGCATCGGCGATGGCATGCAGCGCGATGGCTGGTACACCGGCGCACTGGCCCGCGAGGACCTGGAAGATCCGGCCAGCGTCGGTCGCCGCGCCGCCGAGCGCACGGTCGCCCGCCTGCAGCCACGTTCGTTGCCGACCGGCAGCATGCCGGTGCTGTACGCGCCGGAAGTAGCGCGCAGCCTGGTCGGTCATCTGCTGTCGGCAGTGTCCGGCGGCGCACTGTACCGGCAGGCCAGCTTCCTGCTGGACAGTGTCGACCAGCAGCTGTTCCCCGACTGGATGCAGATCGAGGAGCTGCCGCATCTGCGCCGCGGCCTGCGTTCGGCGGCCTTCGACGGCGACGGCGTGGCCACGCGTGCGTCGGCCCTGGTCCGCGACGGTGTGCTGCAGCGCTACGTGCTGGGCAGCTATTCGGCGCGCAAGCTGGGCCTGCAGACCACCGCCAATGCCGGCGGCGTGCACAACCTGCAGCTGGCGGCCAATGCCGGTTCGCTGCAGGACATCGCCACGCAGATGGGCAACGGGCTGCTGGTGACCGAGCTGATGGGGCAGGGGGTGAACGGGGTGACCGGCGACTACTCGCGCGGCGCCGGCGGCTTCCGCGTGGAGAACGGCCAGATCCAGTATCCGGTGGATGGCATCACCATCGCCGGCAACCTGCGGGACATGTTCATGGCGATCGAGGCGGTCGGCAGCGACGTCGATCCGCGCTCACATATCCGTACCGGCTCGATCCTGGTGGGACGGATGACGATCGCCGGTAATGATTGA
- a CDS encoding DUF4870 domain-containing protein, which produces MSEFENVPAASSVPADQRTMALAAHLLGIFTGFIGALIIWLINKDDAGKAFVTDQAKEALNFQITVTIAMVISMILTVVIIGVFLAPIVGIISLVFSIIAAVKANNGEAYRYPFALRLIK; this is translated from the coding sequence GTGAGCGAATTCGAGAACGTCCCGGCTGCGAGCAGCGTACCGGCCGACCAGCGCACCATGGCCCTGGCGGCGCACCTGCTGGGTATCTTCACCGGCTTCATCGGCGCGCTGATCATCTGGCTGATCAACAAGGATGACGCCGGCAAGGCCTTCGTCACCGACCAGGCCAAGGAAGCCCTGAACTTCCAGATCACCGTGACCATCGCGATGGTCATCAGCATGATCCTGACCGTCGTGATCATCGGCGTGTTCCTGGCCCCGATCGTCGGCATCATCAGCCTGGTGTTCAGCATCATCGCTGCGGTGAAGGCCAACAACGGCGAAGCCTACCGTTACCCGTTCGCGCTGCGCCTGATCAAGTAA
- a CDS encoding farnesyl diphosphate synthase, producing MTAEALFARWRDRIESQLDAALPSPADAPQRLHQAMRYSVLGGGKRMRPLLVYAAGQVFGAPLDKLDAAAMAVELIHAYSLVHDDLPAMDDDALRRGKPTTHIAFDEATAILAGDALQTRAFGLLADAPLPAGLRVACLQTLAHASGAAGMCGGQALDIDATGQQQSLAALTRMHALKTGALIRAAVRMGALCGDAPEPVLAQLDGFADALGLAFQVRDDILDVEASSEQLGKTAGKDQAQDKSTFPALLGMDGAKAQLRELSARMQQALAGYHEEADALRALATLAVERDH from the coding sequence ATGACGGCTGAGGCATTGTTCGCGCGCTGGCGCGACCGTATCGAAAGCCAGCTCGACGCTGCCCTGCCCTCGCCGGCCGACGCGCCGCAACGCCTGCACCAGGCCATGCGCTATTCCGTGCTCGGCGGCGGCAAGCGCATGCGTCCGTTGCTGGTCTATGCCGCCGGCCAGGTGTTCGGCGCGCCGCTGGACAAGCTCGATGCCGCAGCAATGGCCGTGGAGCTGATCCACGCTTACTCGCTGGTGCACGACGACCTGCCGGCCATGGACGACGATGCCCTGCGCCGTGGCAAGCCCACCACCCACATTGCCTTCGACGAAGCCACCGCGATCCTTGCCGGTGACGCCCTGCAGACCCGTGCGTTCGGCCTGCTGGCCGATGCGCCGCTGCCGGCGGGATTGCGCGTGGCATGCCTGCAGACCCTGGCCCATGCCTCCGGTGCGGCCGGCATGTGCGGCGGCCAGGCGCTGGACATCGATGCCACCGGCCAGCAACAGTCGCTGGCAGCCCTCACCCGCATGCATGCGCTGAAGACCGGTGCGCTGATCCGCGCCGCGGTGCGCATGGGCGCGTTGTGCGGCGATGCGCCCGAGCCGGTGCTGGCCCAGCTCGACGGCTTCGCCGATGCGCTCGGCCTGGCTTTCCAGGTCCGCGATGACATCCTCGATGTCGAAGCCAGTTCCGAGCAGCTGGGCAAGACCGCCGGCAAGGACCAGGCGCAGGACAAGAGCACCTTCCCTGCCCTGCTCGGCATGGACGGTGCCAAGGCGCAGCTGCGCGAACTGTCCGCGCGCATGCAGCAGGCGCTGGCGGGCTATCACGAAGAAGCCGATGCGCTGCGCGCGCTGGCCACGTTGGCGGTGGAACGCGATCACTGA
- the rng gene encoding ribonuclease G, producing the protein MSEEILVNVTPRETRVAVIENGMLQELHIERGWRRGVVGNIYKGKVQRVMPGMQAAFVEVGLERAAFLHANDVVRPAPVASADTENTTLPPPSSVPIVELLRDGQDIVVQVVKDPIGTKGARLTTQISIPSRYMVLLPQSKVVGVSARIEDEGERARLKALVTELSAQHGGYGYIVRTNAEGQPAEAIAEDIAYLSRVWNVVERRGREAASCSNIYEDLSLPLRSVRDLIRKDVDKVKVDSKETFAQLQAFVAKYMPVLAEKIELYSGDRPIFDMFGVEDEIGRALDKQVPLKSGGYLVIDQTEAMTTIDVNTGSFLGQRNLEETVFRTNLEAAQAVARQLRLRNLGGIIIIDFIDMDDAEHRRQVLRTLEKALARDHAKTTVYDFSPLGLVEMTRKRTVESLERQLSETCPQCSGRGTIKTTETVTYEIFREITRAVRQFDAARLLVIASSKVVARITDEESTAVAELEEFLGKSIRFQADEQYLQEQFDVVLL; encoded by the coding sequence ATGTCTGAGGAAATCCTGGTCAATGTGACCCCGCGCGAAACCCGGGTCGCGGTGATCGAGAACGGCATGCTGCAGGAACTGCACATCGAGCGCGGTTGGCGCCGGGGTGTGGTCGGCAACATCTACAAGGGCAAGGTGCAGCGGGTCATGCCGGGCATGCAGGCGGCATTCGTCGAAGTGGGGCTGGAGCGCGCCGCGTTCCTGCACGCCAACGACGTGGTGCGGCCAGCCCCGGTGGCCAGCGCCGATACCGAGAACACGACCCTGCCGCCGCCGTCCAGCGTGCCGATCGTTGAGCTGCTGCGCGACGGCCAGGACATCGTGGTGCAGGTGGTGAAGGATCCGATCGGGACCAAGGGCGCACGCCTGACCACCCAGATCAGCATTCCCTCGCGCTACATGGTGCTGCTGCCGCAGTCGAAGGTGGTGGGCGTGTCGGCACGCATCGAGGACGAAGGCGAGCGCGCGCGGCTGAAGGCGCTGGTGACCGAACTGTCGGCCCAGCATGGTGGCTACGGCTACATCGTGCGCACCAATGCCGAGGGCCAGCCGGCCGAGGCCATCGCCGAAGACATCGCCTACCTGTCACGGGTGTGGAACGTGGTCGAGCGCCGCGGCCGCGAGGCGGCGTCGTGCAGCAACATCTATGAAGACCTGAGCCTGCCGCTGCGCTCGGTGCGCGACCTGATCCGCAAGGACGTGGACAAGGTGAAGGTGGACTCGAAGGAGACCTTCGCCCAGCTGCAGGCCTTCGTGGCCAAGTACATGCCGGTGCTGGCCGAGAAGATCGAGCTGTACAGCGGCGACCGTCCCATCTTCGACATGTTCGGGGTCGAGGACGAGATCGGCCGTGCGCTGGACAAGCAGGTGCCGCTGAAGTCCGGTGGCTACCTGGTGATCGACCAGACCGAGGCGATGACCACCATCGATGTGAACACCGGTTCCTTCCTGGGCCAGCGCAACCTGGAAGAGACGGTGTTCCGCACCAACCTGGAAGCCGCACAGGCGGTGGCCAGGCAGCTGCGCCTGCGTAATCTGGGCGGCATCATCATCATCGACTTCATCGACATGGATGACGCCGAGCACCGCCGCCAGGTGCTGCGCACCCTGGAGAAGGCACTGGCCCGCGACCACGCCAAGACCACGGTGTACGACTTCTCGCCGCTGGGCCTGGTGGAAATGACCCGCAAGCGCACGGTGGAAAGCCTGGAGCGCCAGCTGTCGGAAACCTGCCCGCAGTGCAGTGGCCGCGGCACCATCAAGACCACCGAAACGGTGACCTACGAGATCTTCCGCGAGATCACCCGTGCGGTGCGCCAGTTCGACGCCGCGCGCCTGCTGGTGATCGCCTCCAGCAAGGTGGTGGCGCGGATCACCGATGAGGAATCCACGGCCGTGGCCGAGCTGGAGGAGTTCCTCGGCAAGAGCATCCGCTTCCAGGCGGACGAGCAGTACCTGCAGGAGCAGTTCGATGTTGTCCTGCTCTGA
- the tldD gene encoding metalloprotease TldD, which produces MTDNALTLAQDRLLRPGGLDTAGLERTFGQLLGPGVDFGDLYFQHARRESWSVEDGIVKDGAHSIEQGVGVRAIAGEKTGFAYSDDIHAGALLAAAQSARAISREGGAQTGRSLLRGDARVLYPSLDPIDGIGNEAKVEVLKRLDGYLRAADPRVKQVMVSLSGGVDTVLVARTDGVLGADVRPLVRLNVQVIVEQNGRRESGYAGGGGRYGYETLFADGRPEAFAREALRQALVNLEAVPAPAGVMPVVLGPGWPGVLLHEAVGHGLEGDFNRKGTSVYAGRIGERVAAPGVTIVDDGTLDGRRGSLNIDDEGHPTQCTTLIEDGILVGYMQDSLNARLMGVAPTGNGRRESFAHMTMPRMTNTYMRAGQHDPQEMIRSVKKGLYAVNFGGGQVDITSGKYVFSATEAYLIEDGRITAPVKGATLIGNGPETMQKVRMVGNDLALDEGVGICGKDGQSVPVGVGQPSLLIEGITVGGTQA; this is translated from the coding sequence ATGACTGACAACGCCCTGACGCTTGCCCAAGATCGCCTGTTGCGGCCCGGTGGCCTGGATACCGCTGGCCTGGAGCGCACCTTCGGCCAACTGCTCGGCCCTGGTGTGGACTTCGGCGACCTGTACTTCCAGCACGCCCGCCGTGAAAGCTGGAGCGTGGAAGACGGCATCGTCAAGGACGGCGCCCATTCCATCGAGCAGGGCGTGGGTGTACGTGCAATTGCCGGCGAGAAGACCGGCTTTGCCTATTCCGATGACATCCACGCCGGTGCACTGCTGGCGGCGGCGCAGTCGGCACGCGCGATCTCGCGCGAAGGTGGCGCGCAGACCGGGCGCTCGCTGCTGCGCGGCGATGCGCGCGTGCTGTATCCGTCGCTGGACCCGATCGACGGCATCGGTAACGAAGCCAAGGTCGAGGTGCTCAAGCGCCTGGACGGTTATCTGCGCGCGGCCGACCCGCGCGTGAAGCAGGTGATGGTCAGCCTGTCCGGTGGCGTCGATACCGTGCTGGTCGCCCGCACCGATGGTGTGCTGGGCGCCGATGTGCGCCCGCTGGTGCGGTTGAACGTGCAGGTGATCGTTGAACAGAACGGTCGCCGTGAGTCGGGTTATGCCGGCGGCGGTGGTCGCTACGGTTATGAAACGCTGTTTGCCGATGGCCGCCCGGAAGCCTTCGCCCGCGAGGCGCTGCGGCAGGCATTGGTGAACCTGGAGGCGGTGCCGGCGCCGGCCGGAGTGATGCCGGTGGTGCTGGGACCGGGCTGGCCGGGCGTGCTCCTGCACGAGGCGGTCGGTCATGGCCTGGAAGGTGACTTCAACCGCAAGGGCACCAGTGTCTACGCGGGCAGGATCGGCGAGCGCGTGGCGGCACCGGGCGTGACCATCGTCGACGACGGCACCCTGGATGGGCGCCGTGGTTCACTCAACATCGATGACGAAGGCCATCCGACCCAGTGCACCACGCTGATCGAGGACGGCATCCTGGTTGGCTACATGCAGGACAGCCTCAACGCGCGGCTGATGGGCGTGGCGCCGACCGGCAACGGCCGTCGTGAATCGTTCGCGCACATGACCATGCCGCGCATGACCAACACCTACATGCGCGCTGGCCAGCACGATCCGCAGGAAATGATCCGTTCGGTGAAGAAGGGCCTGTACGCGGTCAATTTCGGTGGCGGCCAGGTCGACATCACCAGCGGCAAGTACGTGTTCTCGGCCACCGAGGCCTACCTGATCGAGGATGGTCGGATCACCGCGCCGGTGAAGGGCGCGACCCTGATCGGCAACGGCCCGGAAACCATGCAGAAGGTGCGCATGGTCGGCAACGACCTCGCCCTGGACGAGGGCGTGGGCATCTGTGGCAAGGACGGGCAGAGTGTGCCGGTCGGCGTTGGCCAGCCTTCGCTGCTGATCGAGGGCATCACCGTCGGCGGTACCCAGGCCTGA
- a CDS encoding YhdP family protein, translating to MSAPPRLRLRRIRRHFIAACAVGLVGLALLVGTLSQLLPLAERHPDRIAAWLSARAGQPVRFERLDTAWTRRGPLLQLKGLRIGAGQGLAIGEAEVLVSMYSGLLPGRSLTELRLRGLALDLQQAADGRWSVRGLPQSSAGGDPLDALRRLGELQVIGGRLSVHAPALGVEATLPRIDLRMRVDGDRLRVGVRAWAQTDALPLTAVLDLDRQRGNGQAWLGADPIDFRAWSPLLAAGGVRLREGKGELNLWLTLRDFAPMALTTDSDLRDLRIEGAPMPGIARPQMQLQRLQARLRWQRTADGWALQVPRLRLQADGNPQQLDGLQVRLGKQMQVQAGATQAGIALRALALSDRLDAGLRHWLYLAKPQLDVAQLQVRGQQDGPLWVQGELQSLGFASVGNSPGLRGLGGRFEGDADGFSLQLQPQRQLQFDWPTGFGVRHDLHLAGQIVGWRDEAGGWRIGTPAMRVEGTDYAADVRGGLWFQGDGTRPWMQLAAKLDDVPMTAAKRFWIHSKMSKGATDWLDMALAGGQVRNGIGLVSGDLDDWPFDNNDGRFEATGHISNGDIRFQHDWPLMGQVYADVAFIGPGFHMQGRGDLAGVAVQKFEAGIQDFGQQPLYVRADSQGDAGKLLAMLRQSPLHKEYGDTLDNLAASGPANVHFDLLQPLHHDEGGGHLQGTVDLAGLKLVDKRFQLEFDNMRGQARYSNAGFAAEALAVRHLGQDGRLSLRAGGFVRDPKLAFESELAASLDAGVLIDRAAEMAWLKPYINGTSPWTIAVNLPKAAPGAPAPPSELRLRSDLVGTRLDLPAPLQKPASEPLPTTVAAQLPMGAGRIDVAFGQRVALAARSHNNQTGVQVTLGSDHVDREPPPSGLTINGRSPTLDALEWIGLARGAGGDGDPMPLRAVDVQVGQLMLIGGVFEQTRLQLHPGPQALDVRLDGPSLAGKLNVPNADGGTISGQLERVYWQSLPTVPGATAAPARVQAGADDMDPAKLPPFALDIADLKFGKVVLGQAMLRTRPIANGLSVEELRFRAPSQEIDIRGRWLGKGGGSRTALDAQVRSEDLGGLLQNLDYGGQLRGGSGHAQLQASWPGGPSDFQLGNLQGQLDVNARNGQLLELEPGAGRVLGLLSVAQLPRRLMFDFRDFFSKGFAFNQVEGSVQFGEGMARTDKVLIEGPAANITIRGEADLRKQQFDQTIDVNPRAGNLLTVVGAVAGGPVGAALGAATNAVLSKPLGEIGARTYKVTGPWKEPKVEVIERSRERQPAPAPPPRLPPLPAVPPTVTEPSPPR from the coding sequence ATGAGCGCGCCGCCGCGCCTGCGACTGCGAAGGATCCGCCGTCATTTCATCGCCGCCTGCGCGGTCGGCCTGGTCGGGCTTGCACTGCTGGTCGGCACGCTCAGCCAGCTGCTGCCGCTGGCTGAGCGCCATCCTGACAGGATCGCGGCCTGGCTGAGCGCGCGCGCCGGACAACCGGTGCGCTTCGAACGCCTGGACACCGCTTGGACCCGACGCGGTCCATTGCTGCAGTTGAAGGGCCTGCGCATCGGCGCGGGCCAGGGCCTGGCCATCGGTGAAGCCGAAGTGCTGGTGTCGATGTACAGCGGCCTGTTGCCGGGCCGCTCGCTGACCGAACTGCGCCTGCGCGGCCTGGCATTGGACCTGCAACAGGCCGCCGATGGCCGTTGGTCGGTGCGCGGCTTGCCGCAGTCCAGTGCTGGCGGCGATCCGCTGGATGCGTTGCGCCGGCTGGGCGAACTGCAGGTGATTGGTGGCCGTCTGAGCGTGCATGCACCTGCGCTGGGCGTCGAAGCCACCCTGCCACGCATCGATCTGCGTATGCGCGTGGACGGCGACCGCCTGCGGGTGGGCGTGCGTGCCTGGGCGCAGACCGATGCCTTGCCGCTGACGGCGGTGCTGGACCTGGATCGCCAGCGCGGCAACGGCCAAGCCTGGCTGGGGGCCGATCCGATTGATTTCCGTGCCTGGTCGCCGTTGCTGGCGGCCGGCGGCGTGCGCCTGCGCGAGGGCAAGGGCGAGCTCAATCTGTGGCTGACCCTGCGCGATTTCGCCCCGATGGCGCTGACCACCGATTCGGATCTGCGCGATCTGCGTATTGAAGGCGCGCCGATGCCCGGCATCGCACGTCCGCAGATGCAGCTGCAACGGCTGCAGGCGCGGCTGCGCTGGCAGCGGACGGCAGACGGTTGGGCGCTGCAGGTGCCGCGCCTGCGTCTGCAGGCCGATGGCAACCCGCAGCAGCTGGATGGCCTGCAGGTACGGCTGGGCAAACAGATGCAGGTGCAGGCTGGAGCGACGCAGGCGGGTATCGCCTTGCGCGCGCTGGCACTCAGCGACCGGCTGGATGCGGGCCTGCGTCATTGGCTGTACCTGGCCAAGCCGCAGCTGGACGTGGCGCAACTGCAGGTGCGCGGCCAGCAGGATGGCCCGTTGTGGGTACAGGGCGAACTGCAGTCGCTGGGTTTTGCCAGCGTTGGCAACTCGCCGGGTCTGCGTGGCCTGGGCGGCCGCTTCGAGGGCGATGCCGATGGCTTCAGCCTGCAGCTGCAGCCGCAGCGCCAGCTGCAGTTCGATTGGCCGACCGGTTTCGGCGTGCGCCATGACCTGCACCTGGCCGGGCAGATCGTCGGTTGGCGCGACGAGGCCGGCGGCTGGCGCATCGGCACCCCGGCGATGCGTGTGGAAGGCACCGACTACGCCGCCGACGTGCGCGGCGGGCTCTGGTTCCAGGGCGATGGCACCCGGCCGTGGATGCAGCTGGCGGCCAAGCTGGACGACGTGCCGATGACCGCCGCCAAGCGTTTCTGGATCCATTCCAAGATGAGCAAGGGCGCCACCGACTGGCTGGACATGGCCTTGGCCGGTGGTCAGGTGCGCAACGGCATTGGTCTGGTCAGTGGTGACCTCGACGACTGGCCGTTCGACAACAACGATGGCCGCTTCGAGGCCACCGGCCACATCAGCAACGGCGACATCCGATTCCAGCACGACTGGCCGTTGATGGGCCAGGTGTATGCCGATGTCGCCTTCATCGGCCCCGGCTTCCACATGCAGGGTCGCGGCGATCTGGCCGGCGTAGCGGTGCAGAAGTTCGAAGCGGGCATCCAGGATTTCGGCCAGCAACCCCTGTACGTGCGCGCCGACAGCCAGGGCGATGCCGGCAAGCTGCTGGCAATGCTGCGGCAGAGTCCGCTGCACAAGGAATACGGCGACACCTTGGACAACCTCGCGGCAAGCGGTCCGGCCAACGTGCATTTCGACCTGCTGCAGCCTCTGCACCATGACGAAGGCGGTGGCCACCTGCAGGGCACGGTGGACCTGGCTGGGCTGAAGCTGGTCGACAAGCGCTTCCAGCTGGAATTCGACAACATGCGCGGGCAGGCCCGCTACAGCAATGCCGGCTTCGCCGCCGAAGCGCTGGCGGTGCGCCATCTCGGCCAGGACGGCCGGCTGAGCCTGCGCGCCGGTGGCTTCGTGCGCGACCCGAAGCTGGCCTTCGAATCGGAACTGGCCGCTTCGCTCGATGCGGGCGTGCTGATCGACCGCGCAGCGGAAATGGCGTGGCTGAAGCCCTACATCAATGGCACCTCGCCGTGGACCATCGCGGTGAACCTGCCGAAGGCCGCGCCGGGTGCGCCCGCGCCACCAAGTGAGCTGCGCCTGCGCTCGGATCTGGTGGGCACCCGCCTGGACCTGCCGGCGCCGCTGCAGAAACCGGCCAGCGAGCCGCTGCCGACCACCGTGGCCGCGCAGTTGCCGATGGGCGCAGGGCGCATCGACGTGGCGTTCGGCCAGCGTGTGGCGCTGGCCGCGCGCAGCCACAACAACCAGACCGGCGTGCAGGTCACCCTGGGCAGCGACCACGTTGACCGCGAGCCACCGCCCAGCGGGCTGACCATCAATGGCCGCAGCCCGACCCTGGATGCGCTGGAATGGATCGGCCTGGCCCGTGGCGCCGGTGGCGATGGCGACCCGATGCCGCTGCGGGCAGTGGACGTGCAGGTCGGTCAGCTGATGCTGATCGGTGGCGTGTTCGAGCAGACCCGGTTGCAGCTGCACCCCGGCCCGCAGGCGCTGGACGTGCGCCTGGATGGCCCGTCGTTGGCCGGCAAATTGAACGTACCCAACGCCGATGGCGGCACCATCAGCGGCCAGCTCGAGCGGGTGTACTGGCAATCGTTGCCGACCGTGCCCGGAGCTACCGCTGCACCGGCACGGGTGCAGGCCGGTGCCGACGACATGGACCCGGCCAAGCTGCCGCCGTTCGCACTGGACATCGCCGACCTGAAGTTCGGCAAGGTCGTGCTGGGCCAGGCGATGCTGCGCACGCGGCCGATCGCCAACGGCCTGAGCGTGGAAGAACTGCGCTTCCGCGCCCCCAGCCAGGAGATCGACATCCGTGGCCGTTGGCTCGGCAAGGGCGGTGGCTCGCGCACCGCGCTTGATGCGCAGGTGCGCAGTGAAGACCTGGGCGGGTTGCTGCAGAACCTCGATTACGGCGGCCAGCTGCGCGGTGGCTCCGGCCACGCACAGCTGCAGGCGTCCTGGCCTGGTGGTCCTTCCGATTTCCAGCTGGGCAACCTGCAGGGCCAGCTCGATGTGAATGCCCGCAATGGCCAGTTGCTGGAGCTGGAGCCGGGTGCGGGCCGCGTGCTGGGCCTGCTCAGCGTCGCCCAGCTGCCGCGGCGGTTGATGTTCGACTTCCGCGATTTCTTCTCCAAGGGCTTCGCGTTCAACCAGGTGGAGGGCAGTGTGCAGTTCGGCGAGGGCATGGCCCGTACCGACAAGGTGCTGATCGAAGGGCCGGCCGCGAACATCACCATCCGTGGCGAGGCCGACCTGCGCAAGCAGCAGTTCGACCAGACCATCGACGTCAACCCGCGCGCGGGCAACCTGCTGACCGTGGTCGGCGCGGTGGCCGGCGGTCCGGTCGGCGCGGCGCTGGGCGCCGCCACCAATGCGGTATTGTCCAAGCCACTGGGCGAGATCGGCGCCCGCACCTACAAGGTGACCGGCCCGTGGAAGGAGCCCAAGGTGGAAGTGATCGAGCGCAGCCGCGAACGCCAGCCCGCGCCCGCGCCGCCGCCGCGCCTCCCGCCCTTGCCAGCCGTGCCGCCGACCGTCACCGAACCCTCACCGCCGCGCTGA
- the yjgA gene encoding ribosome biogenesis factor YjgA: protein MRGRDEETGEFHDKSRSQNRRDALDVLALGEKLVSLTPAQLARLPIPEDLLPHIAECKRITAHIAHKRQLAFLAKHMRREDDAALDAIREALDVNSDTGRREVAMMHRAEDWRERLMNEGDTALAELLNDYPQADRQQLRTLVRNAQAEKARNKPPRAYREIFQVLRALMLPAALGLKPSGEDAEADAPVDDADED, encoded by the coding sequence ATGCGCGGACGCGACGAAGAAACCGGTGAATTCCACGACAAGAGCCGCAGCCAGAACCGGCGCGATGCGCTCGACGTCCTGGCCCTGGGCGAGAAGCTGGTGTCGCTGACCCCGGCCCAGCTGGCGCGCCTGCCGATCCCCGAGGACCTGCTGCCGCACATCGCCGAGTGCAAGCGGATCACCGCCCATATCGCGCACAAGCGGCAGCTGGCGTTCCTGGCCAAGCACATGCGCCGCGAGGACGATGCCGCCCTGGACGCGATCCGCGAAGCGCTGGACGTCAACAGCGACACCGGTCGCCGCGAAGTGGCGATGATGCATCGTGCCGAAGACTGGCGCGAACGCCTGATGAACGAGGGCGACACCGCGCTGGCCGAACTGCTCAACGATTACCCGCAGGCCGACCGCCAGCAGCTGCGCACGCTGGTACGCAACGCGCAGGCTGAAAAGGCCAGGAACAAGCCGCCGCGTGCCTACCGCGAAATCTTCCAGGTGCTGCGCGCGCTGATGCTGCCGGCCGCGCTGGGTCTGAAGCCGTCCGGCGAGGACGCCGAGGCAGACGCGCCGGTCGACGACGCCGACGAGGACTGA
- a CDS encoding exodeoxyribonuclease VII small subunit yields MAKKSPENASPVAQFEQSLESLEQLVEQMETGELSLEASLSAYERGVGLYRQCQQALEQAELRVRLLSDPAQPETAEPFDPPSHDG; encoded by the coding sequence ATGGCCAAGAAGTCCCCCGAAAACGCCTCCCCGGTCGCCCAGTTCGAGCAGTCGCTCGAATCGCTGGAACAGCTGGTGGAGCAGATGGAAACCGGCGAGCTGAGCCTGGAAGCCTCGCTCAGCGCTTACGAACGTGGCGTCGGTCTGTACCGCCAGTGCCAGCAGGCGCTGGAACAGGCCGAACTGCGCGTGCGCCTGCTCAGCGATCCGGCCCAGCCCGAAACCGCCGAACCCTTCGATCCGCCCAGCCATGACGGCTGA